From a single Aricia agestis chromosome 17, ilAriAges1.1, whole genome shotgun sequence genomic region:
- the LOC121735571 gene encoding actin-related protein 5 isoform X2 — protein sequence MEDVLVLKDYKTVPDIVHEYAPTVKFGHIPLVIDNGSYQCRVGWSINDDPNLIFKNLIARPRKDRCKKDAEPPVTPPIQIGNDIINIEAVRFQLKTQFDKNVVTHFEAQELVCDYIFSHLGIDNDGSVPHPIVMTEAFVTPNYCRQLMSELLFEGYGVPAVSYGVDSLYSFYKNDIGDSGLIINCGYHTIHIIPVIRGNVIAEHARRINLGGSEMIFYLHKLLQLKYPVHVNAITMSRIEEILHEHCSIALDYQGEIRKWSSPDYYEANVKRVQLPFVQPATSGLTAEQQKERKKEMARRLLEINARKREERLAEDEEQLNQLLIIQELIEEGSIDEFNEAIKSFEIKNFGELQKQIANLHARIEKNKQRIAAAANNEEPLEPRPSGRMQPPTDPDAFQVWLEDTRNKYREIMSRREARRARRAATVKRRTAAAAERMRAISRLAAAGDDFGAKDEDWDAYKSLSRDADSDSEADGERLVELEVALREHEHQRPSEQHRQLHLAIEPLRAPELMFQPSMMGNLEAGLHETMEYVFKHFSPEDQLLLANNVFLTGGCSQFPGLKERLERELLEMRPFQSTHKVVMATNPSLDAWYGARDFACSNEFENWCISKEDYYEMGGEYLKEHHASNRYQKSPAPIVLDNALAPAGDANVLKEEIVVDC from the exons atggAAGATGTCCTTGTACTAAAAGATTATAAAACTGTTCCTGACATAGTTCACGAATACGCCCCAACTGTTAAATTTGGACACATTCCCTTAGTTATAGACAATG GATCTTACCAATGCAGAGTCGGTTGGTCAATCAATGATGATCCtaatcttatatttaaaaacctCATTGCGAGGCCTCGAAAAGACAGATGCAAAAAAGACGCCGAACCACCGGTAACACCGCCAATACAAATTGGAAATGATATTATTAACATAGAAGCCGTCAG ATTTCAGCTAAAAACCCAGTTTGATAAGAATGTAGTGACTCATTTTGAAGCTCAGGAGCTGGTCTGTGACTACATATTTTCGCATTTGGGCATAGATAATGATGGAAGTGTTCCGCACCCCATTGTTATGACTGAAGCTTTCGTCACCCCGAATTATTGTAGAcaat TAATGTCTGAACTTTTATTTGAGGGCTATGGAGTGCCGGCTGTAAGTTATGGTGTGGATTCTTTGTACAGTTTCTACAAGAATGACATTGGAGATTCCGGATTGATTATCAACTGTGGATATCACACTATTCACATTATACCTGTTATTAGAGGAAATGTTATAGCAGAGCATGCTAGAAGGATTAATTTAG gtGGCAGTGAAATGATATTCTATTTACACAAGCTACTTCAACTCAAGTATCCAGTTCATGTAAACGCTATAACCATGTCTAGAATAGAGGAAATACTCCATGAGCACTGCTCCATAGCTCTCGACTACCAGGGGGAGATACGGAAATGGAGTAGCCCCGATTATTACGAGGCAAATGTGAAGAGAGTTCAGCTGCCTTTTGTTCAGCCTGCTACTTCAGGATTGACTg ctGAACAACAAAAAGAGAGAAAGAAGGAGATGGCTCGACGTCTTTTGGAAATTAACGCCCGGAAGCGAGAGGAAAGACTTGCCGAGGACGAGGAACAGCTGAATCAACTCCTGATTATTCAA GAATTAATTGAAGAAGGCAGCATTGATGAATTCAATGAAGCTATAAAGAGTTTTGAAATTAAGAATTTTGGTGAACTAcag AAACAAATAGCGAACCTCCACGCTCGCATCGAGAAGAATAAGCAGCGTATAGCGGCCGCGGCGAACAATGAGGAGCCGCTAGAGCCGCGCCCCAGCGGCCGCATGCAGCCGCCCACTGACCCGGACGCCTTCCAAGTGTGGCTTGAAGATACCAGGAATAAG TATCGCGAGATAATGTCACGTCGCgaggcgcggcgggcgcggcgcgcggcgacGGTCAAGCGGCggacggcggcggcggcggagcGCATGCGCGCCATCTCGCGACTCGCAGCCGCGGGGGACGACTTCGGCGCCAAGGATGAGGACTGGGACGCTTATAAGAG CTTGAGCCGCGACGCGGACTCGGACTCGGAG GCGGACGGCGAGCGGCTAGTCGAGCTGGAGGTGGCGCTGCGAGAGCACGAGCATCAGCGGCCGTCAGAACAGCACCGCCAGCTGCACCTGGCCATAGAGCCTCTCAG GGCACCAGAATTGATGTTCCAACCGTCGATGATGGGCAACCTGGAAGCCGGTCTACACGAGACCATGGAATACGTGTTCAAACACTTCTCCCCCGAAGACCAGCTGCTTTTGGCGAACAACGTATTCCTAACTGGCGGCTGTTCACAATTTCCAG GATTGAAAGAGAGACTAGAAAGAGAGCTACTAGAAATGAGACCCTTCCAATCCACCCACAAGGTTGTCATGGCAACGAATCCAAGTTTGGACGCTTGGTACGGCGCACGGGACTTCGCATGTAGCAACGAGTTTGAGAACTGGTGTATCTCCAAAGAAGATTACTACGAAATGGGTGGAGAGTATTTGAAGGAACATCACGCGAGTAATCGGTACCAGAAGAGTCCAGCGCCCATCGTATTAGATAATGCTTTAGCGCCCGCCGGCGACGCCAATGTACTGAAGGAGGAAATCGTTGTAGATTGCTGA
- the LOC121735571 gene encoding actin-related protein 5 isoform X1 codes for MEDVLVLKDYKTVPDIVHEYAPTVKFGHIPLVIDNGSYQCRVGWSINDDPNLIFKNLIARPRKDRCKKDAEPPVTPPIQIGNDIINIEAVRFQLKTQFDKNVVTHFEAQELVCDYIFSHLGIDNDGSVPHPIVMTEAFVTPNYCRQLMSELLFEGYGVPAVSYGVDSLYSFYKNDIGDSGLIINCGYHTIHIIPVIRGNVIAEHARRINLGGSEMIFYLHKLLQLKYPVHVNAITMSRIEEILHEHCSIALDYQGEIRKWSSPDYYEANVKRVQLPFVQPATSGLTAEQQKERKKEMARRLLEINARKREERLAEDEEQLNQLLIIQELIEEGSIDEFNEAIKSFEIKNFGELQKQIANLHARIEKNKQRIAAAANNEEPLEPRPSGRMQPPTDPDAFQVWLEDTRNKYREIMSRREARRARRAATVKRRTAAAAERMRAISRLAAAGDDFGAKDEDWDAYKSLSRDADSDSEADGERLVELEEALREHEPQRPSEQHHQLHLAIEPLRAPELMFQPSMMGNLEAGLHETMEYVFKHFSPEDQLLLANNVFLTGGCSQFPGLKERLERELLEMRPFQSTHKVVMATNPSLDAWYGARDFACSNEFENWCISKEDYYEMGGEYLKEHHASNRYQKSPAPIVLDNALAPAGDANVLKEEIVVDC; via the exons atggAAGATGTCCTTGTACTAAAAGATTATAAAACTGTTCCTGACATAGTTCACGAATACGCCCCAACTGTTAAATTTGGACACATTCCCTTAGTTATAGACAATG GATCTTACCAATGCAGAGTCGGTTGGTCAATCAATGATGATCCtaatcttatatttaaaaacctCATTGCGAGGCCTCGAAAAGACAGATGCAAAAAAGACGCCGAACCACCGGTAACACCGCCAATACAAATTGGAAATGATATTATTAACATAGAAGCCGTCAG ATTTCAGCTAAAAACCCAGTTTGATAAGAATGTAGTGACTCATTTTGAAGCTCAGGAGCTGGTCTGTGACTACATATTTTCGCATTTGGGCATAGATAATGATGGAAGTGTTCCGCACCCCATTGTTATGACTGAAGCTTTCGTCACCCCGAATTATTGTAGAcaat TAATGTCTGAACTTTTATTTGAGGGCTATGGAGTGCCGGCTGTAAGTTATGGTGTGGATTCTTTGTACAGTTTCTACAAGAATGACATTGGAGATTCCGGATTGATTATCAACTGTGGATATCACACTATTCACATTATACCTGTTATTAGAGGAAATGTTATAGCAGAGCATGCTAGAAGGATTAATTTAG gtGGCAGTGAAATGATATTCTATTTACACAAGCTACTTCAACTCAAGTATCCAGTTCATGTAAACGCTATAACCATGTCTAGAATAGAGGAAATACTCCATGAGCACTGCTCCATAGCTCTCGACTACCAGGGGGAGATACGGAAATGGAGTAGCCCCGATTATTACGAGGCAAATGTGAAGAGAGTTCAGCTGCCTTTTGTTCAGCCTGCTACTTCAGGATTGACTg ctGAACAACAAAAAGAGAGAAAGAAGGAGATGGCTCGACGTCTTTTGGAAATTAACGCCCGGAAGCGAGAGGAAAGACTTGCCGAGGACGAGGAACAGCTGAATCAACTCCTGATTATTCAA GAATTAATTGAAGAAGGCAGCATTGATGAATTCAATGAAGCTATAAAGAGTTTTGAAATTAAGAATTTTGGTGAACTAcag AAACAAATAGCGAACCTCCACGCTCGCATCGAGAAGAATAAGCAGCGTATAGCGGCCGCGGCGAACAATGAGGAGCCGCTAGAGCCGCGCCCCAGCGGCCGCATGCAGCCGCCCACTGACCCGGACGCCTTCCAAGTGTGGCTTGAAGATACCAGGAATAAG TATCGCGAGATAATGTCACGTCGCgaggcgcggcgggcgcggcgcgcggcgacGGTCAAGCGGCggacggcggcggcggcggagcGCATGCGCGCCATCTCGCGACTCGCAGCCGCGGGGGACGACTTCGGCGCCAAGGATGAGGACTGGGACGCTTATAAGAG CTTGAGCCGCGACGCGGACTCGGACTCGGAGGCGGACGGCGAGCGGCTAGTCGAGCTGGAGGAGGCGCTACGAGAACACGAGCCGCAGCGGCCGTCAGAACAGCACCACCAGCTGCACCTGGCCATAGAGCCTCTCAG GGCACCAGAATTGATGTTCCAACCGTCGATGATGGGCAACCTGGAAGCCGGTCTACACGAGACCATGGAATACGTGTTCAAACACTTCTCCCCCGAAGACCAGCTGCTTTTGGCGAACAACGTATTCCTAACTGGCGGCTGTTCACAATTTCCAG GATTGAAAGAGAGACTAGAAAGAGAGCTACTAGAAATGAGACCCTTCCAATCCACCCACAAGGTTGTCATGGCAACGAATCCAAGTTTGGACGCTTGGTACGGCGCACGGGACTTCGCATGTAGCAACGAGTTTGAGAACTGGTGTATCTCCAAAGAAGATTACTACGAAATGGGTGGAGAGTATTTGAAGGAACATCACGCGAGTAATCGGTACCAGAAGAGTCCAGCGCCCATCGTATTAGATAATGCTTTAGCGCCCGCCGGCGACGCCAATGTACTGAAGGAGGAAATCGTTGTAGATTGCTGA